GCTCGTCGCCGTGCCGCTCGGCATGATCGCCGCCTGGAAGCAGAATTCGGCGGCCGACCTCGGTATCACCGCGCTGTCGACGCTAATGCTGTCGCTGCCGAGCTTCTGGCTCGGCCTGATCCTGTTGCTCGTCTTCGGCGTCTGGCTGCAATGGCTGCCGATCGTCGGCTATGTGCCCTTCTCGGAAAGTCCGGTGAAGGCACTGAGCTTCATCGTCCTGCCGATCCTCACCCTCGTGCTGATCGAGATCGGCGTGCTGACGCGCATGGCGCGCGCCGCGACCATCGACGTCCTGAACCTCGACTATATTTCCCACGCCCGCGCCAAGGGCGTCTCGGAAGCCAAGGTCCTGGCCCGCCACGCGCTGCCGAACGCCTTCGCGCCGACGCTGACTCTGATCGGCATCGTGCTCGGCAACCTGCTCGGCGGCATCGCCGTCATCGAGACGGTGTTCACCTTGCCGGGCCTCGGCCGGCTGATGGTCGATGCCATCTTCCAGCGCGACTATCCGGTGGTGCAGGGCGTGATGCTGTTCATCGCCACCATCTACGTGCTGGTCAATCTCGCCGTCGACCTCGCCTATCCCCTGTTCGATCCTCGCGTGGCGGCGGAGGCGTGATGCGCTACCGGCTGAACTTCGTCATCGGCGGCGTGCTCATGTCGGCGCTCGCCTGCGTCGCGGCGATCGCCGCCTTCTGGACTCCCTACAGCCCGGTGCGCGTCAACATCCGGGCGCGCCTGCAGGCGCCCTCGGCGCATTATTGGCTCGGCACCGACGAGTTCGGCCGCGATCTCCTGTCCCGGCTGATGGCCGGCGCGCAGACCAGCCTGACCGTCGCGCTGGCGACCGTCGCGGTGGCGCTGGCGCTCGGCGTCACCATCGGCATCGTCTCGGGTTTCTTCCGCGGCTGGCTCGACCGCGTGCTGATGATGGCCAACGACACGCTCCTGGCCTTTCCCGGCATTCTCCTGGCGCTCGGCCTGCTCGCGGTGATCGGGCCCTCGCAATGGGGCATCGTCGCCGCCCTCGGCCTTGCCTATACGCCGACGGTCGCCCGCGTGGTGCGCGGCCAGGTCCTTTCGATCCGCGAGCGCGAATTCGTCGAGGCCTCGCGCGCGCTCGGCAATGGCGAGGCCTATACGCTCGTCCGCCATGTGCTGCCGCATACGGTGTCGCCGCTGATCGTGCTGGCCACGTCCATGTGCGGCTGGGTCATCCTGGCCGAAAGCGCGCTGTCCTTTCTGGGGCTCGGCGTGCCGCCGCCGGCGCCGACCTGGGGCAATATGCTCTCCGCCGCGCGCCCCTACATGGAAACCTCGCCGCATCTTGCCATCATTCCCGGCGTCATGATCGCGCTCAGCCTGCTCGGCACCAACCTGCTCGGCGACGCGCTGCGCGATGCGCTCGATCCAAGGACGCTCGGCCGATGACATCCCTTGCCGCCATCGCCCGGCACGACGCAATGCCCGCCGCGGCCGAGCCGAGCCTCCTGTCGGTCCGCGACCTGAAGGTCGCCGCCGGCGGCCGCATCACCGCCGTCGACGGCATCTCGTTCGACATCCGGCCCGGCGAGATCCTCGCCGTGGTCGGCGAATCCGGCTCGGGCAAGACGGCCACCGGCCGCGCCGCGATCGGTCTCCTGCCGTCGGGCCTCAGGCAGACCGATGGGGCGATCAGCTTCGCCGGCCGGCCGCTCGGCGGACTGACGCAAAGCGAATGGCGGTCGGTGCGCGGCGCGCTGATCGGCATGGTGTTCCAGGAGCCGATGGTCTCGCTCAATCCGGCCATCAGCATCGGCCGGCAGATGGCCGAGGCGCTGGAGATCCATACCGGCCTGACGCCCGAGGCGATCCGCGCGGCCTGCATCGCCATGCTGCGGCGGGTCGGCATCGCCGATCCCGAAGCCTGCCTCGGCGCCTATCCGCACGAATTCTCCGGCGGCATGCGCCAGCGCATCATGCTCGCCAGCGTCATGCTGCTGCGGCCGAAGCTCCTGATCGCGGACGAGCCGACCACCGCGCTCGACACGCTGTCGCAGGCCGACGTACTCGACCTGATGGTGGAGCTGACGCGTGAATACGGCACCGCGGTCATGCTCATCACGCACAATCTCGGCCTCGTCGCGCGTTACGCCGATCGCGCCATCGTCATGCGCCAGGGCCGGATCGTCGAGGAGGGGCCGGCCCAGACGCTGCTGCGTGCGCCCCGGCACGACTATACCCGCGCGCTGGTGGAGGCGCTGCCGCGCAGGAGCGCCACGCGGGCGATCGCGACGGGCGGCGAGCCGCTGATCCGGGCCGAGGGCGTCTCCGTCACCTTCGGCGGGACCGGCGGCCTGGTGCGCGCCAGGCGTGCCGTGCGTGCGGTCGATGCGGTGGATCTCGCCATCCATGCCGGCGAGACGGTGGCGCTGGTCGGCGGCTCCGGATCGGGCAAGACGACGCTCGGCAGGGCGGTGCTGCGCCTCGTCGACACCAGCGAAGGCCGGATCCTGTTCCGTGGCGAGGATGTCACGCACCGGCAGGGCAGCGCACTGCTGCCGTTCCGGCTGGCCTGCCAGATCGTGTTCCAGGATCCCTATTCGTCGCTCGACCCGCGCATGACCATCGGCGCCATCGTCGGCGAGCCGCTCAGGCTG
This portion of the bacterium YEK0313 genome encodes:
- the gsiC_10 gene encoding Glutathione transport system permease protein GsiC, translated to MPGYILRRLILTLPTLLLVALTVFVLIRMVPGDPAQLMLGDTADAQTIADLRRSMGLDQPVALQFLIWCGKALTGDLGVSITSNEPVLPLILGRFALTAQIVLVAVGVATLVAVPLGMIAAWKQNSAADLGITALSTLMLSLPSFWLGLILLLVFGVWLQWLPIVGYVPFSESPVKALSFIVLPILTLVLIEIGVLTRMARAATIDVLNLDYISHARAKGVSEAKVLARHALPNAFAPTLTLIGIVLGNLLGGIAVIETVFTLPGLGRLMVDAIFQRDYPVVQGVMLFIATIYVLVNLAVDLAYPLFDPRVAAEA
- the gsiA_8 gene encoding Glutathione import ATP-binding protein GsiA; amino-acid sequence: MTSLAAIARHDAMPAAAEPSLLSVRDLKVAAGGRITAVDGISFDIRPGEILAVVGESGSGKTATGRAAIGLLPSGLRQTDGAISFAGRPLGGLTQSEWRSVRGALIGMVFQEPMVSLNPAISIGRQMAEALEIHTGLTPEAIRAACIAMLRRVGIADPEACLGAYPHEFSGGMRQRIMLASVMLLRPKLLIADEPTTALDTLSQADVLDLMVELTREYGTAVMLITHNLGLVARYADRAIVMRQGRIVEEGPAQTLLRAPRHDYTRALVEALPRRSATRAIATGGEPLIRAEGVSVTFGGTGGLVRARRAVRAVDAVDLAIHAGETVALVGGSGSGKTTLGRAVLRLVDTSEGRILFRGEDVTHRQGSALLPFRLACQIVFQDPYSSLDPRMTIGAIVGEPLRLVPALDRREKERRIAAMLDDVGLGDFAGRYPHQLSGGQRQRVAIARALIRRPAFIVADEPISALDMTIQKQILALFRKLQQDYGFACLFVSHDLAAVEEIADRVVVMSAGRIVEQGPRDAIFDHPGHAYTQRLLAASPRLEAVTAEPAA
- the gsiD_10 gene encoding Glutathione transport system permease protein GsiD; this translates as MRYRLNFVIGGVLMSALACVAAIAAFWTPYSPVRVNIRARLQAPSAHYWLGTDEFGRDLLSRLMAGAQTSLTVALATVAVALALGVTIGIVSGFFRGWLDRVLMMANDTLLAFPGILLALGLLAVIGPSQWGIVAALGLAYTPTVARVVRGQVLSIREREFVEASRALGNGEAYTLVRHVLPHTVSPLIVLATSMCGWVILAESALSFLGLGVPPPAPTWGNMLSAARPYMETSPHLAIIPGVMIALSLLGTNLLGDALRDALDPRTLGR